A genomic stretch from uncultured Pseudodesulfovibrio sp. includes:
- the folK gene encoding 2-amino-4-hydroxy-6-hydroxymethyldihydropteridine diphosphokinase has protein sequence MHEALIKLEDYGDEIRLKAVSEYYETEPQGEVKDQPWFTNQIIALEIDAEIWSPQGFLSTCTAIEAKMGRERAEKGGPRPLDMDIVAWGDVTMDIDFLTLPHPRAKERAFVLIPLKEIAPDYVFPDGTTIDEALSAIEYTLEGRKIWQKA, from the coding sequence TTGCATGAAGCACTGATAAAGCTCGAAGACTATGGAGATGAGATACGACTCAAGGCGGTATCCGAGTATTACGAAACTGAGCCGCAAGGTGAAGTCAAGGATCAACCGTGGTTCACGAATCAGATAATAGCCTTGGAAATTGACGCCGAGATCTGGTCACCGCAGGGTTTTCTGTCTACATGCACGGCTATTGAAGCAAAAATGGGCCGAGAAAGGGCGGAAAAGGGTGGTCCAAGACCATTGGACATGGATATCGTTGCCTGGGGCGACGTGACTATGGACATTGATTTTCTGACCTTGCCTCATCCACGGGCCAAAGAAAGAGCGTTTGTCTTGATTCCTTTGAAGGAAATCGCACCTGACTACGTGTTTCCCGATGGAACGACCATCGACGAAGCCCTTAGTGCCATTGAATATACGCTCGAAGGCCGTAAAATCTGGCAAAAAGCCTAA
- a CDS encoding transcriptional regulator has product MLKFLVIGVALFLVYKLFMGDKKKKEMQSEKVIKSKVASGEMVKDPVCGTYVEKDSSIRVREGDKVHMFCSYECRDKYLKQIQGTTIENNDE; this is encoded by the coding sequence ATGCTGAAATTCCTGGTCATTGGCGTAGCACTTTTCCTTGTTTACAAGCTCTTCATGGGCGACAAGAAGAAAAAGGAAATGCAAAGCGAAAAGGTCATCAAAAGTAAAGTGGCCTCAGGCGAAATGGTCAAAGACCCGGTATGCGGTACATATGTCGAAAAAGACAGTTCTATTCGAGTTCGGGAAGGGGACAAGGTTCACATGTTTTGCTCCTACGAATGTCGGGATAAATACTTGAAGCAGATTCAAGGCACGACTATCGAAAATAACGACGAATAG
- a CDS encoding tetratricopeptide repeat protein, whose translation MKLSLSFLALLVCLILSGTNSMAAQKQTFQQWLEHYGAWDRLENEYATENTEDSPEATLKRAQVYLNLNSPGKTLEIIEMTPAFEDRTLEAERLWLGGQAYRGLGDLSKSVLWFTQATTFMENSEAQRRLKDEPDLENIWHDVWLKMYWSYTANHTLSKAAQKDALNLVTTVGQRVWNNDFWLASKSLLNGKQSELKEENTKYSAKATPASSPFLSSSDTALIAQAMASASLEKFDEANTHIDKISQETVKVFWKSIVAFLKNGNVPTNLDSFTTGNYLKANAFWAGNVLAPFSKSRSQWFLGNPQSGPWTQFRNNLLAMSLDDAKKAIDNELGSMLISEQTSALLTNFKLALTLSNGDIATSRTLWNSLNKNSLPISLRLAGLLTFKDNLNNVLPEKPAESYALYPIMTALSGAAGHDVNSQTEAPFWTTAPNDQLDSLSRDRYPLDRLLLLAYWQQLFNDKPSVELAKRSAFLFDDSSFGIQGLLYLANDAAKAKNLQLSAFYLNQIDEPTLPPNLKMSWLDIKTRIELDSGRQGAALDTYKDMVETGTPIPIMTRLRMALLYQQRKDYKAAQKELLSMWNNRGIMTTALQAETLFWLGEGEHAMRNTDKALDYYLQLAWQYPQENIWALTAMYRASLIYEKRGKYETAKRLLGTVIRNAARKEQREAAKARIDAINKKIGKQQDSKSTLAYPF comes from the coding sequence ATGAAACTTTCGCTCTCTTTTCTCGCTTTACTGGTCTGTTTAATCTTATCCGGCACCAATAGCATGGCAGCTCAAAAACAGACCTTTCAACAATGGCTGGAACATTATGGCGCATGGGATCGTCTGGAAAATGAATATGCAACAGAAAACACTGAAGATTCACCAGAAGCGACTCTCAAACGTGCTCAAGTGTATTTGAACCTTAATTCACCGGGAAAAACACTTGAAATCATTGAAATGACCCCTGCCTTCGAGGACAGAACTCTTGAAGCAGAAAGACTCTGGCTTGGTGGTCAGGCATATCGAGGTTTGGGCGACCTATCCAAATCTGTTCTTTGGTTCACCCAAGCAACAACGTTCATGGAAAACTCAGAGGCCCAACGTCGGTTAAAAGATGAACCAGATCTTGAGAACATCTGGCACGATGTCTGGCTCAAAATGTATTGGTCATATACAGCCAATCACACTCTTTCCAAAGCGGCACAAAAGGATGCACTCAATTTGGTAACGACTGTTGGACAACGGGTATGGAATAATGATTTCTGGCTAGCATCAAAATCACTACTCAACGGTAAACAATCAGAATTAAAAGAAGAAAATACAAAATATTCAGCTAAGGCTACTCCAGCTTCCTCCCCTTTTCTGTCCTCAAGTGACACTGCACTGATTGCCCAGGCCATGGCATCTGCATCGTTAGAAAAATTCGATGAAGCAAATACTCATATCGACAAGATTTCACAGGAAACCGTTAAAGTATTCTGGAAATCAATTGTCGCCTTCCTAAAAAACGGCAATGTCCCTACGAATCTCGATTCATTCACTACTGGTAATTACCTGAAAGCAAACGCATTCTGGGCAGGGAATGTTTTGGCTCCATTCTCCAAATCGCGGAGTCAATGGTTCCTTGGCAATCCTCAGTCCGGACCATGGACACAGTTCAGGAACAATCTTCTTGCAATGTCACTTGATGATGCCAAAAAGGCCATCGACAACGAGCTGGGCTCCATGTTGATATCTGAACAAACATCTGCCCTGCTCACAAACTTCAAACTCGCTTTAACTCTCTCGAACGGCGACATTGCTACATCCAGAACGCTCTGGAATTCATTGAATAAAAATTCTTTACCTATTTCACTTCGCCTTGCCGGACTGCTTACCTTCAAGGATAACTTGAACAATGTTCTGCCAGAAAAACCCGCTGAATCCTATGCGCTTTATCCGATCATGACAGCCCTTTCCGGTGCTGCCGGACACGATGTCAACTCACAAACCGAAGCCCCCTTCTGGACAACTGCTCCGAACGATCAACTTGATTCGCTTTCCCGTGACCGTTACCCGCTAGACAGATTGTTACTCCTCGCATATTGGCAACAGCTCTTCAACGACAAACCATCTGTTGAACTTGCAAAACGTTCAGCCTTTCTCTTTGATGATTCTTCATTCGGCATACAGGGGCTGCTCTATCTGGCAAATGACGCTGCCAAAGCCAAAAACTTACAATTAAGTGCTTTTTATCTGAATCAAATCGACGAACCCACTCTTCCACCAAACCTGAAAATGTCCTGGCTTGATATCAAAACTCGCATAGAGCTTGATTCCGGCAGACAGGGAGCGGCTCTCGATACGTATAAGGATATGGTCGAAACCGGCACTCCTATCCCGATCATGACCCGTTTGCGAATGGCATTACTGTATCAACAACGCAAAGACTATAAAGCGGCCCAGAAAGAGCTGTTGTCCATGTGGAACAATCGAGGCATCATGACAACCGCCCTTCAAGCAGAAACACTGTTCTGGCTGGGAGAAGGCGAACACGCCATGCGGAATACGGACAAGGCTCTGGATTATTATCTTCAGTTAGCCTGGCAATATCCCCAGGAAAACATATGGGCTCTGACCGCCATGTATAGGGCTTCTCTCATTTATGAAAAGCGTGGAAAATATGAAACTGCCAAACGACTTCTCGGAACGGTTATCCGCAATGCCGCCCGTAAAGAACAGCGTGAAGCTGCCAAGGCACGAATTGATGCCATCAACAAAAAGATCGGCAAACAGCAAGATAGTAAAAGCACCTTGGCATACCCATTCTAA
- a CDS encoding ATP-binding protein — translation MVRQLNEYYSELFGIFGHITSLTPLRPENQADQWEQQALYSFENGAKEYSEIFKENGKDFIRIMKPMITTKGCLKCHARQGYKVGDIRGGVSVKVPLTEISEFTASQRMMIYTGIPAIWALGVFFLALGGRLLRQSQKERQLAQKQTAHESRLNDVKARIVRVFFQDSVNINDIAQEVCKGALAISESKQGYVSSIDQSSQANIINTHSDMFDDTKTSVLPGSPIIFPKGPNGYSGLCGYSLNTQKGFYTNTPETHPASKELPEGHLQFHNFISIPVIYNDQLFGQISLANTDNEYTDEILNDIQSLADLFAIGLHRQALQKKLISAKEDAEAANKAKSEFLANMSHEVRTPLNGIHGMLQLLQTTQLTDEQSEYITNATTASKRLTHLLSDILDLTRIEAGKVTIKYSRFSLEKTIRHIEDLFYPSLKQSGLTISHDISPALPQNLLGDETRLNQILVNLIGNALKFTKTGGITISLSPLANRNSDKCKILFTITDTGVGIPDDKLGILFQPFSQVSEGYRRDQQGAGLGLVITKHLVTIMGGSISIESEVGTGTTVYFTCTFDIPDPDDIVIPGKDIETIIPNAQTLKDLRILMAEDEHINSLAASRLLIKNGAEVVVVENGKEAVEILRQSSFDLVLMDIQMPIMDGVEATKAIRQGLAGNDNRAIPIIALSAYAMTGDAETFLAAGMNAYQAKPVDVNTLHKAITDIMQTA, via the coding sequence ATGGTCCGACAACTAAACGAATACTACTCTGAACTCTTCGGAATATTTGGTCATATCACAAGCTTAACCCCATTGCGTCCAGAGAATCAGGCTGATCAATGGGAGCAACAAGCTCTTTACTCATTTGAAAATGGTGCCAAAGAGTATTCTGAAATATTTAAAGAAAACGGAAAAGACTTTATTCGAATCATGAAGCCCATGATTACAACGAAAGGATGTTTAAAATGCCATGCCCGTCAAGGGTATAAAGTTGGCGATATACGAGGCGGTGTCAGCGTCAAGGTTCCGCTGACAGAGATATCCGAATTTACTGCAAGCCAAAGGATGATGATCTATACCGGCATCCCAGCAATATGGGCACTTGGTGTTTTTTTCCTCGCTCTTGGTGGTCGTTTATTGCGACAATCGCAAAAAGAACGACAGCTGGCCCAAAAGCAAACTGCCCACGAATCCAGATTGAACGATGTGAAAGCTCGAATTGTACGTGTCTTTTTTCAGGACAGTGTCAATATTAACGACATTGCACAGGAAGTATGCAAGGGCGCACTCGCAATAAGCGAAAGCAAACAGGGATATGTCAGTTCAATTGATCAATCCAGTCAGGCAAATATTATTAACACCCACTCAGACATGTTTGACGATACCAAGACTTCAGTATTACCGGGCAGTCCTATCATTTTCCCCAAAGGCCCAAATGGATACAGCGGGTTATGTGGATATAGTCTCAACACACAAAAAGGGTTTTACACAAACACCCCCGAAACACATCCGGCATCAAAGGAATTACCAGAGGGACACCTGCAATTCCACAACTTCATATCCATTCCTGTGATTTACAATGACCAACTCTTTGGACAGATATCACTCGCCAACACAGACAATGAATACACAGATGAAATCCTCAACGACATTCAATCCCTTGCAGACCTTTTTGCCATCGGATTACATCGACAGGCTCTCCAAAAAAAACTCATCTCTGCAAAAGAAGACGCTGAAGCCGCCAACAAGGCCAAGTCTGAATTCCTTGCAAACATGAGCCATGAAGTCCGAACTCCCCTCAACGGTATTCACGGCATGCTCCAACTCTTGCAGACAACACAACTGACCGATGAACAGAGTGAATATATCACCAATGCAACCACCGCATCAAAACGTCTGACCCATCTGCTATCCGACATTCTCGATTTAACTCGAATCGAAGCCGGTAAAGTCACCATCAAATACTCACGATTCAGCCTTGAAAAGACAATTCGGCATATCGAAGATTTATTCTATCCGTCACTCAAACAGTCTGGCTTGACCATAAGCCATGATATCTCCCCTGCCTTGCCTCAAAATTTGTTGGGTGATGAGACCAGGCTCAATCAAATTTTGGTCAATCTCATTGGTAATGCTCTCAAATTCACCAAAACTGGAGGAATTACAATATCCCTCTCCCCTCTGGCAAACAGGAATTCTGACAAGTGTAAAATTCTTTTCACAATTACTGATACCGGCGTTGGTATCCCGGATGATAAACTCGGCATTCTGTTCCAGCCTTTTTCACAGGTCAGCGAAGGGTATCGACGCGACCAACAGGGAGCCGGATTGGGACTGGTCATAACCAAACATCTTGTCACCATCATGGGTGGAAGCATTTCCATTGAAAGCGAGGTGGGAACAGGTACAACGGTCTACTTTACATGCACATTTGACATCCCTGATCCTGATGACATTGTCATACCCGGTAAAGATATAGAAACGATCATACCAAATGCTCAGACATTAAAAGACCTGCGGATACTCATGGCGGAAGATGAGCATATCAACAGCCTTGCAGCCTCTCGGCTCTTAATCAAAAATGGGGCTGAAGTCGTTGTGGTAGAAAATGGCAAGGAAGCGGTGGAAATACTTCGCCAGTCATCATTCGACCTGGTACTGATGGACATTCAAATGCCTATCATGGATGGCGTAGAAGCGACAAAAGCTATTCGACAAGGATTGGCAGGGAATGATAACCGAGCTATCCCGATCATCGCTCTCAGTGCTTATGCCATGACAGGAGATGCCGAAACATTTCTGGCAGCCGGAATGAACGCCTATCAGGCTAAACCTGTGGACGTGAATACGCTGCACAAGGCGATAACCGACATAATGCAAACAGCATAG
- a CDS encoding dienelactone hydrolase family protein, whose protein sequence is MKHINVMGCWVGISLLLLVHVAGCTRSDVIASMKLDATWSRLDSKGPRPAVGWVRGQSDVIHIYIEGDGVAYSTPTSPSLDPTPITPTALLLARMDDASAVAYVGRPCQYVFEDVCTKKCWTSGRFSQTVLQTENSLVDAAKKTTGAKRVVLIGFSGGGTVAALLAERRADVTALITVCGNLDHAVWTTMHGITPLYESLNPTDHTVRLSSLPQVHFLGETDTNINRKVTDAFVSRLSPDAPVTIRIVPGLAHGGKAWAKAWPELLNELRLDN, encoded by the coding sequence ATGAAGCATATTAATGTGATGGGCTGTTGGGTGGGCATTTCTTTGCTGCTCCTGGTACATGTTGCCGGGTGTACGCGTAGCGATGTCATCGCATCCATGAAATTAGACGCGACATGGAGCCGCTTGGATTCCAAAGGCCCGCGACCTGCTGTCGGCTGGGTACGAGGGCAATCTGATGTAATTCATATATATATAGAAGGCGACGGCGTGGCCTACTCTACCCCAACCAGCCCTTCCCTTGATCCAACACCCATAACACCCACTGCGTTACTTCTGGCTCGCATGGACGATGCGTCTGCCGTGGCTTATGTCGGGCGTCCCTGCCAATACGTGTTTGAAGATGTCTGCACCAAGAAGTGTTGGACCTCTGGAAGGTTCTCCCAGACTGTCCTTCAAACCGAGAATAGTCTTGTGGATGCGGCCAAAAAAACGACCGGAGCAAAACGGGTGGTGTTGATCGGGTTCTCGGGCGGCGGCACGGTGGCAGCCCTTCTTGCCGAGCGACGTGCGGATGTCACAGCGCTGATCACTGTCTGCGGCAACCTCGACCATGCTGTGTGGACTACGATGCACGGCATTACCCCGCTTTATGAGTCCCTCAATCCAACAGATCATACCGTCCGACTTTCTTCCCTGCCACAGGTGCATTTCTTGGGCGAAACGGATACCAACATCAACCGAAAGGTAACGGACGCCTTTGTGTCACGACTCTCCCCCGATGCACCTGTGACGATCAGGATAGTGCCAGGGCTGGCACATGGGGGTAAAGCCTGGGCCAAAGCGTGGCCTGAATTGCTTAACGAATTGCGTCTGGATAACTGA
- a CDS encoding LuxR C-terminal-related transcriptional regulator: MGYGKTVAVREYLREHNVQAIWVSVLTQDQRAFWQDFCCALRRSLPKEIAILEALEKLGYPSDAVKMDTARGMFARLQFPSNTVLVFDDVHILPESKAEQLVQLCLLLVRQSLFPPIVFISRHSPGQTLAEPLLKGLIKEVEPALFVYNKEEIQAYFKQCGIPLNEKDATQLLKTTGGWISALYLYMLHYSQHGKLSAPTELTALLASQVFDTLQNEARHLLLVLSPLESFTVSQAKISCTNAEAILADVFRRNAFIDYDPVTESYMLHTLFRDFLSKHFNELPIELQQEVYLRNAKWLVQHDEIRKAVKLLRKVNDGAETLDLLNTVVQNLPVTEGNGLLLALFRTCRPDLMDHYPGVMFRYAMAALSAKDMLTFSDLLTRLKRYCASLPNDDTVANSWRGEMELLLAFTKYNDIMAMSVHHKQAAVFFRQSKIKSSRLFGQDPWTLGSPSILYMLHRESGRLEEELKQIRDSLPHYSRLTGMHGAGAEDIMLAEALYNAGEFESAEVTSHQALSTAQEYSQIGIEICARFLLARLRMLHGEYDQSMNQLRIMRERVEEEKAFSLLKTMDLCIGFLHMSIHRPEKIPNWLLQGCEEKLYAFAGGWAYLVQGGALLLAGGHAELVALFSKLLRKGTYSRNLMFSIYANLFIAAGNSGLGLYAKADTALFAALDLALPDKIYMPFVTNSTFLPQLKSLKKDESYGYDVRRILQLSTKLEKVRNGIVSNYFSENNRPLTPRERELVRLAMTGMTYKKIASAAGLAPNSVKRYFAALYKKLGINNREQLKQYFLNHGGKIL; encoded by the coding sequence ATGGGTTACGGAAAAACCGTAGCCGTACGAGAGTACCTTCGAGAGCACAACGTCCAGGCCATCTGGGTTTCAGTATTAACCCAAGATCAAAGAGCCTTTTGGCAAGATTTTTGTTGTGCGCTACGGAGGAGTCTGCCCAAGGAAATCGCTATCCTTGAAGCACTGGAGAAGCTTGGCTATCCCTCTGACGCAGTTAAAATGGACACAGCCCGGGGAATGTTCGCCCGTCTGCAATTCCCGTCCAACACGGTATTAGTTTTTGACGATGTGCATATTTTGCCAGAGTCAAAGGCCGAACAACTTGTTCAGTTGTGCCTGCTCCTCGTGCGTCAGAGCCTCTTTCCCCCCATTGTATTTATTTCGCGCCACTCGCCAGGTCAAACACTGGCAGAGCCCCTGCTCAAAGGATTAATCAAGGAAGTCGAACCTGCACTTTTTGTATACAACAAAGAGGAAATACAGGCTTACTTCAAGCAATGTGGCATCCCATTGAACGAGAAGGATGCCACCCAACTACTTAAAACGACAGGCGGTTGGATCAGCGCACTCTATCTCTACATGCTACATTATTCTCAGCATGGGAAACTGTCTGCTCCCACGGAACTGACCGCACTGTTGGCAAGCCAAGTCTTCGATACTCTTCAAAACGAAGCAAGACACCTGCTTCTTGTCCTTTCGCCTCTGGAGAGCTTTACCGTATCGCAAGCAAAAATCTCTTGTACAAACGCGGAAGCCATCCTTGCCGATGTCTTTCGACGCAATGCCTTCATCGACTACGATCCGGTGACAGAGAGCTACATGCTTCACACTTTGTTTCGCGATTTTCTGTCCAAACATTTTAATGAATTGCCTATAGAATTGCAGCAGGAGGTTTACCTGCGCAATGCCAAATGGTTGGTTCAACATGACGAAATACGGAAAGCGGTTAAACTCCTGAGAAAAGTCAACGATGGCGCCGAAACACTTGATCTCTTGAACACGGTCGTCCAAAACCTGCCAGTCACAGAAGGCAATGGACTGCTGCTCGCCCTTTTCCGTACGTGCCGCCCAGATCTAATGGATCACTATCCCGGCGTCATGTTCCGGTATGCCATGGCAGCTCTCAGCGCCAAAGATATGCTGACATTTTCGGATTTACTTACCCGACTGAAGCGTTATTGCGCATCCTTACCCAACGATGACACTGTAGCGAACAGTTGGAGAGGGGAAATGGAGCTTTTGCTCGCTTTCACCAAGTATAATGACATCATGGCTATGTCAGTCCACCATAAACAGGCCGCAGTTTTTTTTCGGCAATCGAAGATCAAAAGCAGTCGTCTTTTCGGGCAGGACCCATGGACTCTGGGCTCCCCTTCGATTCTCTACATGCTTCACCGGGAGAGCGGGAGGCTAGAGGAAGAGCTTAAACAAATAAGGGACTCACTGCCACATTACTCACGGCTGACGGGTATGCACGGAGCCGGGGCGGAAGACATCATGCTGGCAGAGGCGTTGTATAATGCTGGGGAATTCGAATCCGCCGAAGTAACCAGCCATCAGGCTTTGTCTACGGCACAGGAATATAGTCAGATCGGCATTGAGATTTGCGCCCGTTTTTTGCTCGCCCGATTAAGAATGCTACATGGCGAATATGACCAATCCATGAACCAACTCCGTATCATGCGAGAACGCGTGGAGGAGGAAAAGGCCTTTTCGCTGTTGAAGACAATGGATTTATGCATTGGTTTTTTGCATATGAGTATTCACCGACCGGAAAAAATCCCCAACTGGCTGCTGCAAGGATGCGAAGAAAAGCTCTACGCTTTTGCCGGCGGTTGGGCTTATTTGGTGCAGGGTGGCGCATTATTGCTCGCCGGTGGACATGCGGAATTAGTTGCCCTCTTTTCCAAATTGTTGCGAAAAGGCACATACAGCCGAAACCTCATGTTCTCCATCTATGCGAATCTGTTTATTGCCGCCGGCAACTCGGGATTGGGGTTATATGCAAAAGCGGATACGGCACTCTTTGCAGCTCTTGATTTAGCTCTGCCGGATAAAATTTACATGCCCTTTGTAACAAACTCCACTTTTTTGCCACAGTTAAAAAGTCTGAAAAAAGACGAATCATATGGCTACGACGTTCGTCGCATTCTGCAATTGTCCACTAAATTGGAAAAAGTCCGCAACGGCATAGTTTCCAATTACTTTTCAGAGAATAATCGCCCTCTCACTCCTCGTGAGCGCGAACTTGTACGACTAGCCATGACAGGCATGACATATAAGAAAATCGCCAGTGCAGCTGGCTTGGCTCCCAATTCTGTCAAACGTTACTTTGCCGCACTATATAAGAAGCTCGGCATCAACAACCGAGAACAGTTGAAGCAGTATTTCTTAAATCATGGTGGAAAGATACTTTAA
- a CDS encoding FecR domain-containing protein, producing the protein MALLFVCSTSALSLASDRPDIIGEVVSVMGTATANQPDGTMRTLDLDAPIMTKDIINTGCKSNIEIVFKDDSVFSQGPDSSTSLDEFVYSATPSTSKILFKAGIGTLRYVTGQVVKQNPDAFSLVTPTTTIGIRGTEVFAELSKKQEEIGVLSIAPGHVVQITTSKMQKTISRAGLSVKASPDGGLSNPSPTSPETRTRVIKAAPQTTQGEIGASPSKTDLDRRIDAFAAAISRSKGKLGGLGQHPDYGSLNHIALQKNAHKAAESDRSTNSGAGLGNDGATEVDNLHGDY; encoded by the coding sequence ATGGCTCTATTATTTGTCTGTTCGACTTCGGCGCTGTCTTTGGCCTCCGACCGCCCCGACATAATCGGCGAAGTGGTTTCGGTAATGGGAACAGCAACAGCGAATCAGCCCGATGGCACTATGCGTACACTGGACCTAGATGCTCCTATCATGACCAAGGACATCATAAACACCGGGTGCAAAAGCAATATTGAAATTGTTTTCAAAGACGATTCAGTATTTTCGCAAGGCCCCGATTCCAGCACTTCTCTGGATGAGTTCGTGTATTCCGCAACGCCTTCAACGTCAAAGATACTTTTTAAGGCTGGAATCGGTACACTCCGCTACGTGACAGGCCAAGTAGTCAAGCAAAACCCCGACGCTTTCTCCTTGGTAACACCGACCACCACCATAGGTATCCGAGGCACCGAGGTATTTGCCGAGCTCTCAAAAAAGCAGGAAGAAATTGGTGTACTCTCAATAGCTCCCGGGCATGTAGTCCAGATCACCACCTCAAAAATGCAGAAAACCATTTCAAGGGCCGGACTTTCCGTAAAGGCGTCTCCTGACGGTGGGTTGAGTAATCCGTCACCAACCTCCCCGGAGACACGGACCAGAGTCATCAAGGCCGCCCCACAGACTACGCAGGGAGAAATCGGCGCCTCCCCTAGCAAAACCGATCTGGACCGCAGGATAGACGCTTTTGCCGCGGCTATTAGCCGGAGCAAAGGAAAACTCGGCGGACTCGGCCAGCACCCAGACTACGGAAGTCTTAATCACATCGCATTGCAAAAAAATGCCCATAAAGCAGCCGAATCCGATCGTTCCACAAACAGTGGAGCTGGCCTCGGTAACGATGGTGCTACCGAGGTCGATAATTTGCACGGTGATTATTAG